The Deltaproteobacteria bacterium sequence TGAATCATTCGCAGGGCTTCTCGGCCGCTGGTGGCGGTGGACACATCAAAGTGTCGCCGCAGATTGACCTGCAAGCCCTCCAATACATAGGGCTCATCATCCACGCATAGGACGCGTGGTTTTACCTTTTTGCGGGAGCGTTTCGTGGAGCCGGTCGTTTCAGAATGGTCAACCAATGTTTGTAGTTCCTATGCTTGGAAAAGGAGGTTCACTTAAACGGTAGCGGAACCAGCTGCGGGGGTCAAAATCAAGGTTTGCTCTGGTGGTTGTATCAGGGGTTCTCTGAGCAGGTGATTCCTGTCTTGGCTGAGAACTTCCTCGTGCAGATTGCGTTTATCGCAATAATATCAGTAAGGTCTGCGCCTTCTGTGATAGCGTGCGTAAGGTCTGCCCGTGAGAGATCGGCCGCTTGAAGATTCGCCCGCTGAAGGTTTGCTTTCTGAAGATTCGCCCCGACTAAGCGGGTTCCACGGAGATCTGCTCCCTGAAGATTTGCGCCTCTTAGGTTGGCAAAGCTTAGGTCGAGCCCGGCGAGGTCAGCACCTTCACAAGAAGCCTGAGGTCCAACCGAGCAGGCTGAAATTTCGGAATCCAAATGGCCGCCGCAGGTGTCACCATTGTTTTGGCTCAACGTTCCATCCGGGCAGCGGGTAAGGTGCCAGGTGGTTTTTTCGAGGTCGGCACGAAGAAGGTTCGCTCCGAGCAGATCGGCGTGACTGAAGTCGGCGCCGCGTAAATTAGAATGGGTCAGGTTGCACCCTTGTAGGTTGGCGCCGGTGAGACGTGCCTGCCGCAGATCTGTCGCCTCGAGATTGGCGTGGTTTAAGTTTGCAGCCCTCCAGTCAATACGGCTGAGGTCTTGGTCAGCGCACTGCAAGTTGGGCCCTGCTGAACATGGGTGTGATCGAGTGGTTAGGTGGCCGCCGCAAGTGCCACCATTTTGATGACTTTCCGATCCATCCGGGCAGAGGGTTTGGTGCCAGAGTATTTGAGTTACATCGGCCCTCGATAGGTTGGCACCCCGTAAGTCTGTGTAGCTCATATTGGAACCCCGAAGCACAGCGCCATGGAAATCGCTGTCTTGAAGTTGAGCGCCGGTAAAGTCGCAGCCGAGGCAGTTGATATTGCGAAGCTGGGCGCGCTCAAGATTACTGGCCACTAGGCTTACTCCCGGCAGGTCGGCGCCACTTAAGTCAATATACTCAAGTTTGGCGCGTTTAAATTGTGAGAAGTGGAGCGCAGCATTGGAGAGATTGGCCTCACTAAAGTTTGAGTCTTCGGCATTGGCGTTAAAAAATACCACGTGACCCGATAGGTCAGCTTGGCGGAAATCGGCTTCACGTAGGTCACTTTGCGTGCACATCTTGAATGGGCTCGTCACACATACCGGAGAAGGCCAGGCTGCAAATGAACTTGGGTGATGCTGCTCCGACTGAACCTCGGGTAGAGGACTTTCCTGAGATTTTGAAGGAAGTGGGTCCGGCTCCGGTGTGCAGGCCTGCAGGAGCCAAGCGGTAACCAGGATGTGAAGTCCAAGTGTGAAGAATTTAGCCATCTCTACTGGTTTTCGCATGCATCTTGGCCTCAAACCAACCTGGAACCTCAACGAATTCGATTCCATTGATCATTCTTCACTCAAAAAGCCTTTCCGAAGCCCAAGGTATGCGCATGTCGCTCGCCAACATACTTAAGATCGCTAGGGTTTCGTCGATGGTGATCTGAAGGTGAAAAGCGGCGGTGCACCAAGCGGACGCTGCTAATCTTGAGGGATGGGGTTGTGGTGAGGCGGCATCAATTTTGCCAAATGCTCGTGAGAGCACTGATTGTCTCGTTTGGCGTACTGAGCTGCGCCAACCTGATGGCTGCACCCACTGGAAAACCCCTTCACAAGATACGCGGTCACAACGGAACCATCCGCGCCTTGGCCTTTTCTCCCAACGGTAAGCTTCTCGTCTCTGGCAGCACCGATGAAACGGTTCGAGTTTGGGATACTGAATCCTCTGATAACCTTCATGTGTTTGAGGGCCATTTTGGAGGGGCGAGAACGGTCGCTATTGCGCCAAATAACCGGACCATCGCGACAGGATCCTACGACGGAAAAATCAGACTTTATGATTCCAAACGGGGTGTGAAGGTCGGTGAATTTGGGTCGTATACCGAGTGGGTTTCTGCACTGGCTTTTTCCCCCGACGGTAAGTTTTTGGCGGCCGCCTCTGCTGAAGGTGACGTACGGCTTTGGCGAGTCAAAAACGGAAAGATGATTCGTCAGTACAAGGGTCACCGCGCGGGCGTCATGACCCTTGCCTTTAGTAAGAACGGTCGGCTCCTGGCAACTGGCGGAACCGAGCGCCTAGTCCGTCTTTTTCGCGCAGGCACCGGGAAATTATTAAAAACCTTTGAGGGTCACGATGCATCGATTTCCAGCATTGTGTTTCATCCCAACGGTAAACAAGTTGTGACCGCATCTTGGGATTCGACCATTGCCTTTTGGAATATCCAGCGAGGTAATTTTATCAAGGAGTTCAAAGGCCACCTAAGTGAGGTTCAGGCAATTGTTTTTGCAGACCGTGGCCGGACTCTCATTTCTCTGGGGGGCGACAATACGGTTCGATACTGGGATGTGCGTAACGGTCTCGAGCGTAAGTTAAAGTTCGTCAGGGAGACTGGGGTTGCTGTCGCCGTATCAGGGGCAGGAAGAATGTTTGCGACGGCCACATTTGATAACCGGCTTCAGGTATGGGCTCCGTCTGCCCTCCAGGAAGGTTTGAGGGTGGGGCATGAAGCGCCGATTAGCTGCGTCGCGTCCTCGCCTAAGTCGGATATTGTAGCGATTTGTGATGATACAGCGTTGGTCTTGCGTAATCAGCGTACCGGGAAAAAAGTAGGATGGTTGGCCGAGCATGTAGAGCCGGTCACCGCGGTAACGTTTAGTGCTGATGGTAAATTCTTGCTCTCTGCTAGCAAAGAACCTGTGGTGCGGCTCTGGGATGTAAAAAAGCGCGTGGTGCTTCGCCGAATAGCTGGGCCAAAGACTGGGACAGGTGCTCTTGCCTTTTCGCGAAATGGCAAATCGATAAGCTTTGGGGGCTTGGACGGCAGTGTCTGGTTGGTCAACCCTAAATCCGGGCGAGTGAAGCACAAGATTAAAGCACACCGGTCTCAGGTTACGGGCGTCTCATTTAGCGTGAACGGTAAGTCGGTAATCAGCGCCAGCTGGGACCGCCAAGTTTTGCAGTGGAGCGTGAAGAGCGGAAAACGATTACACAAGTTCTCCGGCGTGAAGGGACTTGTAGGAGCCTTGGCAGTTTCTCGTGACGGACGGTACTTGGCCGCTTCCATCGGCTCGAATATTCGCGTCTGGAGTCTCAAAACAAAAAAGAAACTCCACCTTCTCAAAGGTCATAAAGACCACGTGAATGACCTCGATTTTGCACCGGGTGCTTCGATACTAGCAAGCGCCAGCCAGGATTGGAGTGTGAAGTTGTGGGATATTAGTAAGGGGTTAGAGCGTCGCACAATTCAAGGTCACCAGTTTGGTGTTACTGGGGTCGCGTTTTCCAGCAGCGGGTCTAGGCTGATATCGACGAGTTTAGATTTCACAGCTAGGTTATGGGATGTACGAACCAGTAACGAACGTATGCGACTTGAGGGGCATGAAGGCACCGTTGCAACTGTGGTCTTCAATCCTAAAGGGAATCTCTTGGCGTCCGGGGGTTACGATAAAGTTATTCGCTTATGGAACACGAAGACCGGCAAGGTGGTTCGCGAGTTGTTCGGTCACCAGGGCGGCGTTGAAGCTGTTGCCTTTTCACCCGACGGTAAGAAGCTGGCATCAGGGAGCCGTGATAATCAAGTTCGTTTATGGGACGTGAAAACGGGGGAATTACTTCACGAGCTGGAAGGTCACACAAACTGGGTGAAGACGCTCGCTTTCTCTCCTGATGGGAAGATTTTAGCATCGGCTGGACGAGACAAAAGGCCCCGACTCTGGAGCGTGTCTCGAGGAGCTTTACGACGCGAGCTTGAAGCCCAGAAGAGTGAGGTCCAGGGCTTATCATTTCACCCTGATGGTGAAACTTTAGCGGTGGCCGCTGGGCACGATATCCGTTTTTTCACCATCCCCGATGGGGTCTATTCAAAAGAGTTGGTTGGACATAACCATGTGGTTTCAGCGGTTCCATTTTCGCCCCGTAAGTTAAGTCAGACCATCGCATCGGCTTCCTATGATTATACAATTCGTCTTTGGGATGTACGTAAGCAAAAAGTGCGTCGCAAGATGGTGGGGCATGATGGTGGAGTACGAGATATAGCCTTCTCACCGGATGGCGAGACCGTGGTGTCTGGAAGTGATGATTCTACCGTTAGGATCTGGAGTGTGGCTTCAGGCAGCGAGCGAATTGTATGTGAAGGACATCAAGGCGCAGTCACAGCAGTTGCGTACCACCCGAATGGGCGTTTAGTCGCCTCGGCGGGCATCGACCAAACAATCCGAATCTGGGATGCACGGCTCTAACGCCTGTTGGCTAAAAGCGTTTATTTCGTTGGGGCAGGGGCGGCAGGCGGCGGCTTGCCCACGCTGTTGATCGGTCGAACATGGTCTCGGTGATAGTTCTCGAGAGTCTCTGCATTGATGATAATGCGCTCAAGGTTGTCGGGGTTGTCGGTGCCCGTAATGTTAGAAGACTCTCGCTGATCAATAATGATTTCAACGCGGCGGTTTTTACCTCGATTTTGGGGCGTGTCGTTGGGGACGCGTGGCCGGGTTTCCGCAAATCCACGCAGTACAAAGCGTTCGGGCTTCAGGTCTGATCTTTTTAGCAGTGAGTGAATCACCGAAAATGCGCGCGCACTCGAGAGTTCCCAGTTTGAGCGGAACTGTCTCGTACTCATGGGTTGGTTGTCGGTGTGTCCGGCGACCGTAATGGCACCAGGAATCTTATCCAGAGAGTTTTTAAGCTTGGTTGAAATACTCACAAAACTCTT is a genomic window containing:
- a CDS encoding pentapeptide repeat-containing protein, with translation MRKPVEMAKFFTLGLHILVTAWLLQACTPEPDPLPSKSQESPLPEVQSEQHHPSSFAAWPSPVCVTSPFKMCTQSDLREADFRQADLSGHVVFFNANAEDSNFSEANLSNAALHFSQFKRAKLEYIDLSGADLPGVSLVASNLERAQLRNINCLGCDFTGAQLQDSDFHGAVLRGSNMSYTDLRGANLSRADVTQILWHQTLCPDGSESHQNGGTCGGHLTTRSHPCSAGPNLQCADQDLSRIDWRAANLNHANLEATDLRQARLTGANLQGCNLTHSNLRGADFSHADLLGANLLRADLEKTTWHLTRCPDGTLSQNNGDTCGGHLDSEISACSVGPQASCEGADLAGLDLSFANLRGANLQGADLRGTRLVGANLQKANLQRANLQAADLSRADLTHAITEGADLTDIIAINAICTRKFSAKTGITCSENP